The stretch of DNA TCGCACTTTTCTCCTTTATTGAAAAGTGTCAATCTACAGCCGGACGGGACAGGCGCTGCTAACTGCCAACTGCCCACCGCCTACTGGTTTCCCCTCAACAACCCAACAACCTGACAACTCAACAACCGTGGCGCCCCGCGCCACTCCCTACTGGAACCCGATGCGTTCCCGGGGTGGGGTGGACGGCTCCATGAGGTTCCGGATGGCATCGAAGACGGCACTGAAACTTGCATCGTACTTGTTTTCAAGGGCGGCCACCTTGCGGGCCAGGCTCTCTACAGAGAGGGCCATACGGCGCAGTTTTACAAAGGCGGTGACGATTGTGATGCTCATCTGGATCGCCTGGGGGCTGTTGAGTACCGTGGCGGCCATGATGGCGCCATGCTCCGTGAAGGCATAGGGGGGATAGCGACGTCCACCCCGGTTTTTTGAGGTTGCATTTTGCAACCTCAAAGCTTGCCACTCCGTGTCGGTGAGTTGGAAACAAAAATGATCAGGGAACCGTTCACGATTTCGCGTAACTTGTTGGTTGAGCCGTTTGACGGGGACACCATAAAGTTCGGCAAGGTTAGTGTCGAGAATGACCGCCTGACCGCGTAGGCGGACGATGGCTTCTTGCGGTGCCAGGCGGACAGGGTGATGGGGTAGATTCATGCACTCACTAGGCCTTAACCATTTATCAAGTCAATAGCTAATACATAATACTAAATAGATAGCCCGTCCCTAATCGGTCCCGAAGCACAGGTGGCGTTCGACGTCCCGGCGAACGATTTCCCCCCTGGCGCTACGCTTAATCGGCCGCCGAGACGTCGGCCGCCACCTGTCGCAAACTCAAAAGACCCGCGCAGATGTGTACGCGGGCCTTCCGCCTCCCACTTTCTTCTCCCCATCGCCACCCCGCCGTCATCCCGCCCTTCGTTTCCGGAACCCCCGGAAGACCCGCGCACACATACACACGTGGGTCATCATCATCTCCTCAACAACCCAGCAACTCAACAACCGCGCCCCCGGCGCTCCCCGCTGCCCTCTGCCATCCGCTGATGCAAAAATCGTTACTTCCGCAGATATACAAAATCAGATTGGATGTGGGAGAATTCGCGAATTCCGGAGTGTATCGGTGAAGGGATGAAGCGAGAATGAATATTGAAATGCTGGTTGAGTTGATCCATCAAACCGACGAGAAATTGCAACGCCGTGCCGCTGTGGCGGTTGATCGTTCTCTTGTCATCCGGAATTGGCTGGTCGGCCTGTACTTGGTTGAGTTCGAACAACATGGTGAAGATAAGGCGGAGTATGGCGAAATGTTGATGGCCAAGGCGGCGACTCGACTCGCGGTTAGGCAAAGAAAGGGTTTTTCTGAGACCAATTTGAAACTCTTTCGGCAGTTCTATCGTGCTTACTCCGGGATTCATCAGGGACTGTCTGGCGAATTGCTTCGGCAGATCCCGCAGACGCTGCATGTTGAACTTCAACCAGTTGATGATAAGAGTGTTACAATTCGTCAGACGCTGTCTGACGAATTGGCCGGAATGCTCCCTTTGAGCTGGTCGCATTACGCTTTCCTGGTTCAGGTTGAGAATGTGGAAGAGCGGCGCTTCTACGAAATCGAAGCGGCGCAGCAGAAATGGTCTTTAAGGGAGCTGAAACGTCAATTCAACACCAGCCTTTATGAGCGACTGGCGCTCAGTCGCGACAAGCGTAAAATCCAGCAACTCAGTCGTGATGGCCAGATTTTGGCAACGCCATCAGATATTATAAAAAGCCCGTTGGTGCTCGAATTTCTTGGCCTTGAGGATCAGGCCTCCTATTCGGAAAGCGACCTCGAGGCGGCGATCATTTCACGATTGGAGCATTTCCTGCTCGAACTGGGCAAGGGGTTCCTGTTTCAGTCCCGGCAATTTCGGCTGACATTTGACGACAAACATTTTTGGGTGGACCTAGTATTCTATAACAGACTTCTGCGGTGTTTTGTTGTGGTGGACCTGAAGATCGGGGAGCTGACCCACCAGGATATTGGCCAGATGCAGATGTATGTGAACTTCTTTGACCGCAAGGTAAAAACGGACGAAGAGAGCCCGACTATCGGCATTCTCTTGTGTCGGTCGAAAAGTGACGCCGTGGTGGAGATGACACTCCCGGCGGACAACCATGCAATTTTTGCAAGCCGGTATCAACTGTATCTACCCAGTAAAGATGAATTGAGAGCGCAATTAAAGGCCTTTGAACAGGAATGAGCCATGCGATTATTCCCTTTACCTGAAGCACCGTTGCGGCATTTTCATCCCGCCTCAGCGGGATTAAAACGCCGCATTACGCTTTACCTGTTCGTTGAGCCGCTTGACCGTCACGCCGTAAAGGGCGGCTAGGTCGGAGTCGAGAATGACGGCATGACCGCGCAGGCGGATGATGGCCTCCTGGGGTGCGAGGCGGACAGGGTGGTGGGAGCCTTGGTGAAGGAGGTTACCTCACGGTCTCCTCCCGCCCATACATTTCTCATGTCTGGCCAGCAATCCTGTCAGTCTTTCGGAATCCATGCTTTTCACCCAGTTGACACGCGTCGCCACCGATTCCTCCTGCCGCACCCTGTGGAACGGGCAACTGGTGGCATTACGGTTAAGCGGACAGTCCATCAGCAGACTCACACATCTCAGCTTGTTCTCCATCACTTCATTGGCATCACGTTCAGCATTTGTCATACGCGCCGTTCCTTTCATCCTCTTTATCTTTGGACAGTATGCCGTCTGATGGTGTACAGATGATGTCCGTCAGATTAAATTTATGACGGACAGTTTTTGACCGTCCGCATATGTTCCAATAGAAGGGATGAACGTTATGACTCGTTGGATTCCCGGAAAACACGTTGCGGGATTTTCATCCCGCCTCAGCGGGATTAAAACCCCGCAACATTCTTCGCGGCCTTCGCGAGCTTCTGTTCAAAATCTTTTCTTTTCCGGATCAGTGTCAATCAGTGCAGATCAGTGGTGAAGTCTTCTCTCCCCGAGGCCAACTATGAAACGTAACAAGTCCCAGTTTTCCCGCCTGCTCGAGCTCGACAAACGCATCCGCCAGGGGCTTTACCCCAACTGCCTCAACTTCTCCGCCGACTGGGAGGTCTCCCAGAAGACCGTCCAGCGTGACATCGACTTCCTTCGCGACAGCTTGAACGCCCCGATCGACTATGACCGCGAGAAAAAGGGCTTCTACTACACCACCACCCAATGGTTCATGCCCTCCATCAGCGTCAGCGAGGGCGACCTGGTCGCCATCCTGGTTGCGGAAAAAGCCCTTGAACAGTACCGGGGAACCCCGATTGCCGCCGAACTGGAGCGGGTCTTTAGCAAGATCACCGACCTGCTACCCGATAAAATCACCGTCCGGCCGGAACTCATCTTCAATAAGTTCAGCTTCACGACGCCGCCAACACGCGCCATTGATATGGAAACCTGGTCGACGGTCGTCCGTGGGCTGGTGAACCAGAAATGGCTATCTCTGGTCTATCGGAGCCCGGAGAAGGGGATTACACCCGGGCGGATGATAGCGCCACTGCATATGGCCAATCTGCAAGGCGAATGGTACCTGTTCGGCAAGATCGAGGGTGAGGACCGTGTCCGCCAGTTCTCCATCGGGCGTATCCAGTCAGTCAAACTGACCGACCGGGCATTCGAAACCCCCGCCGATTTCGATCCCAAGACGTTGCTGGCTAACACATTTGGCCGTTTTGTCCTGAATGACCACAACCACAGTGTCCGGCTCCTCTTTAACAAAGAGGTGGCCACCTGGGTCCTTGAAAAGCAATGGGGCCCCAAGCAGGTCATCCGCAAGAGGAAGAACGGCGACATTGAGCTCTCCTTCTCAGCCGCCGGTGTCTACGAGGTTTTTCGCTGGGTCATGGCCTGGGGCCGCTGGGTCAAAGTTCTTGCCCCCACTGAACTCAAGAAGATGGTCGATGATGAGATCACCGCCATGTGCAAGGTCCGGCAGGTGACGCAGCGTAGAGGTAAAGGATGAAAGGCAACATGAAAAAAGTACCTCAGAATGAAATCGCTATCTATCGTGCAAAGGATGGGCGTGCAGCGTTGGAGGTCAGCATTCGTGGCGAGACCATCTGGTTAAGCCTCCAGCAGATGGCGGATCTGTTCGAGCGCGATAAGTCTGTCATTTCAAGGCACATACGCACCATTTACGCAACGGGTGAATTGGCCCGGGGCTCAACTGTTGCAAAAACTGCAACAGTTCAAAACGAAGGTGGCAGGCGCGTCACACGTGAAATTGAATTCTTCAGTCTCGATATGATCCTTTCGGTCGGATACCGCGTCAACTCTCGCCGCGGCACCGAATTCCGTATTTGGGCCACAAGTATTCTCAAGGACCACCTTATCCAGGGCTATACGCTTAACGAGAAGCGGTTGCAGGCTCAGATAACCCGTTTTTCGGAACTTCAGGCCGCTTTGGACGTGATGGCGAGGGTCATCAGTGAAAAGGCAATCACTGGACCAGAGGCCGAGGGGTTGCTTCGGGTCATCACCGACTATTCGCTGGCCCTGCGATTGCTTGACCAGTACGACCACCAGCAACTCCGGTTACACGCGACCACTGAGATTGGGCGGTTTGTCCTGACCTGTGATGCCGCACGGGCCGCCATAGTCCGTATGGCCGAGACAATGGGCGCGTTGGCGGATGGGTTCTTTGGTCGGGAAAAGGACAAAGGCCTGGAAAGTGCCATCGGTGCCGTTTACCAGACATTTGGTGGCCGGGATCTTTACCCCAGCATTGAGGAAAAGGCCGCGCACCTCCTTTACTTTGTCGTTAAAAACCATGCGTTCGTGGACGGCAACAAGCGTATTGGCGCATTTCTATTCATCTGGTTCCTTGATGCCAACGGGTTGCTTTATCGGGAGGCCGGCACCAAGCGTCTGGCCGATAATGCCCTTGTGGCGCTGACCCTTCTGATCGCCGAGAGCAGA from bacterium encodes:
- a CDS encoding ORF6N domain-containing protein, with translation MNLPHHPVRLAPQEAIVRLRGQAVILDTNLAELYGVPVKRLNQQVTRNRERFPDHFCFQLTDTEWQALRLQNATSKNRGGRRYPPYAFTEHGAIMAATVLNSPQAIQMSITIVTAFVKLRRMALSVESLARKVAALENKYDASFSAVFDAIRNLMEPSTPPRERIGFQ
- a CDS encoding ORF6N domain-containing protein, giving the protein MIRLRGHAVILDSDLAALYGVTVKRLNEQVKRNAAF
- a CDS encoding virulence protein RhuM/Fic/DOC family protein encodes the protein MKGNMKKVPQNEIAIYRAKDGRAALEVSIRGETIWLSLQQMADLFERDKSVISRHIRTIYATGELARGSTVAKTATVQNEGGRRVTREIEFFSLDMILSVGYRVNSRRGTEFRIWATSILKDHLIQGYTLNEKRLQAQITRFSELQAALDVMARVISEKAITGPEAEGLLRVITDYSLALRLLDQYDHQQLRLHATTEIGRFVLTCDAARAAIVRMAETMGALADGFFGREKDKGLESAIGAVYQTFGGRDLYPSIEEKAAHLLYFVVKNHAFVDGNKRIGAFLFIWFLDANGLLYREAGTKRLADNALVALTLLIAESRPTEKDTLCKVIVNLINRENL
- a CDS encoding PDDEXK nuclease domain-containing protein — encoded protein: MNIEMLVELIHQTDEKLQRRAAVAVDRSLVIRNWLVGLYLVEFEQHGEDKAEYGEMLMAKAATRLAVRQRKGFSETNLKLFRQFYRAYSGIHQGLSGELLRQIPQTLHVELQPVDDKSVTIRQTLSDELAGMLPLSWSHYAFLVQVENVEERRFYEIEAAQQKWSLRELKRQFNTSLYERLALSRDKRKIQQLSRDGQILATPSDIIKSPLVLEFLGLEDQASYSESDLEAAIISRLEHFLLELGKGFLFQSRQFRLTFDDKHFWVDLVFYNRLLRCFVVVDLKIGELTHQDIGQMQMYVNFFDRKVKTDEESPTIGILLCRSKSDAVVEMTLPADNHAIFASRYQLYLPSKDELRAQLKAFEQE
- a CDS encoding WYL domain-containing protein, whose product is MKRNKSQFSRLLELDKRIRQGLYPNCLNFSADWEVSQKTVQRDIDFLRDSLNAPIDYDREKKGFYYTTTQWFMPSISVSEGDLVAILVAEKALEQYRGTPIAAELERVFSKITDLLPDKITVRPELIFNKFSFTTPPTRAIDMETWSTVVRGLVNQKWLSLVYRSPEKGITPGRMIAPLHMANLQGEWYLFGKIEGEDRVRQFSIGRIQSVKLTDRAFETPADFDPKTLLANTFGRFVLNDHNHSVRLLFNKEVATWVLEKQWGPKQVIRKRKNGDIELSFSAAGVYEVFRWVMAWGRWVKVLAPTELKKMVDDEITAMCKVRQVTQRRGKG